Part of the Zingiber officinale cultivar Zhangliang chromosome 8A, Zo_v1.1, whole genome shotgun sequence genome, agccttgcgtccctcagatgtttccccatccttcacgttttGCCTTCAAAAGCTTCCTTCAGCCTTGTCCTTATTGTCAGGTTTTCTATtgtcaagaggctcctcacctccaggACTTCACCTTGCCAAGTAACACTTGGACTTatattgccaagactacacatttagacttacaccgccatgacttcacttggacttctcctttgccaagatcatacttggactttcttttatcaagatcacatttggacttatgttgccaagattactacacacttagacttacaccatCAAAACTCCACTTAGATTTCTCCTTTGACAAAATCatacttaaatttttcttattgtaTCTATATCATGCACATTCATAaacgcatatcaaatataacaaataatcttaatttaaattttgtccGAACATTAAAATTTAACTTCAGACCAATTGTTCCAATAGAACCCTCAATTGTTATTGATAGAAGTCCTAGTCTTGGCTCAAAGAACTCAGATACAATATCTTATTCAGATGCATAGGAATCAGATACTCAGAAAAGCCATCACATTGATTTTTCGACCGTCATTGGAAAAGAAAATGTTTTCCTGCATACTGAAccaaaaaatctaaacaaaaacTAGAATTAGATATCATGGTAATAGAACAAGCACTCCTTATATCTCATTTTAGGAAGAGAATGTGCTGGTATTTTGAACTTTAATTATTGTCTGAATCATCTCTAACACTGTCCATTGTAGTTCACCTATGTGCATTTCTacaaagttttttattaaaatttagtgGAACATACTCACTCGATAAATAAATTGATGGTTTGTACGTTGATTGCAATTTTATGAATTTGATGGTTTGTACGTTGATTGCAATTTTATGAAGATACCCTTGCTGTATTGATGGATAATTCATTGGCAGAGAAgttaatgttggatcgagaaaggGTTAGAGGGGGAGGAGTGAATAGTACACTTTGTACACGTTCAAAACTCGTTCGAAAAACTAAAGTCATTGCAACGGAAATTAAATAATTGAATGTAAAGATGACACTTTTGGTTTTACTGGGTTCATAATTTTGTGGCTACTACTCAAAAGTCCGCAGTCAATTTGACTATTTTTgttgggtaatcactatcaattcgtttCTTTTATAAAAGATCGGGTTCGGTAACAATCTTATCACCCCTTAACTTAAAGTGCACAAAGAAACCGAAAATAAAACAACTTGAGTTACCAAAGACTAGGCTTGTTTGAGCTCGTAACGGTGTCAACTTCATGGAAGCTGACATGTGCCAACCAACCAAGATGTGCCCCCTCATCTGGATGCGGAGCTGAGTTTCGGACagtccaggcacctagaaccATTCAGGGCGCTTGGACCCTCGGTCGCCTGGATCCACTCTGGGCGCTTGGAGTTCCTTTTCCATCCAGCTCCCATACTTAGCTTCCTGCATCACAATATTAGCACAAATATATAATAATGAATATGATTGGCAGCTCTTCGAGTTGTTCGATCTCAATTTTAGGTTTCCTGTGAAACCTTAAGTTGGACCGACATTTACTGCTCTCTTTTTAAAAGTGTCTCCTCACCACTCCACTCGGGAGCGTTTACCTGATGGCAAACTTTGATCCACCCGACCTATTTAAACTTTTGCTCAGCTGATATTGACCCTCGCGACTTTCCATTAGACCTCTGATCCTTAACCCGTCTACACTTTCCACCTGGTATCCATGACCCCCAAGACTTCTAGTCCGATGTCCTCGATCCGTAAAGACTTCCTACCTAATCCCATAAACCAGGGCTTCCTTGcctaatttcattgattataatttACTTGTCTAGCCTCAATTAGGATTTTTTTATACACTTGATAAGTACATCAAAATCTTAAATATACTTAACTTTTAACCCTTTGTAAACGTAAaaatttagggggcgtttggtttaggggaataggagtggggaatgggattgagaatcattgattgtcattgttgatgtttggattataggaataggaatgcaaataagggaatgaatccttgaaattgggtaataactcattcccatgtacttTCCCtttaatgagtcattaccctattttcatcaatcaaaatattcccttattccaaaaatacccttgacataaaactaaaattttctcccttaatatcaaatatcaaaatatatttatttattttttctttcatatcacttctctctccttgttctctctcatcatattttctctctcatcattttatcacacactttttctctccttaatctctcctatcacactctctttcttctttttttctcatcatattttctctctcctcactctcttccatcgcactctcttccttcttttcctctcatcatactttctctctcatcatactttctttctcctcaatctctcttgtcacgcTCCCTCCTTTTttccctcaacacactttctctctcatcatactttctctctcctcaatctcttccatcgcactctcttccttctttttctctcatcatactttcttttttctcaacacactttctctctcatcatactttctctctcttcaatctctcccatcacactcactgttatttttttttctcatcacactttctctctcatcatactttctctctcttcaatctctcccatcacactcactgttatcttttttctcatcacactttctctctcatcatactttctctctcactatactttctctctcctcaatctctctcatcacacactctctcctcatttttctcattacattttctctctcttcatcctctcccatcatattttctctcacatcatattttctctctcatcttttctcatcatgctctctcctatcatactcttttctcattttctctcaacacactttctctctcttcattctttctcatcacactttctctctcatgagactttctctctcatcatatttttctctcacattcatctttctctcacatctaatttttttttaagagtaaaaaaagaaattttgatttattccgatagaaaatatgcaactaaccaaacattgcttttaagagtgatatccatgctcatacccattcccattccataatacaatgattctcattccgattcctattcctaggaaagaaccaaacgcccccttagattAGATTGTATGATGCATGTTGCATCAACAATTAATTGATGGACCCAGATATggaggtgttgccacatgaggtcttggggtcgaaacttggcgtgaccgagcataacctccccatgtcttggtcatttgtgttgggatcttagatggctagagggggggtgaatagcctcttaaaaacaaaaacaaaatttctacacagagataagttagcacagcggaaataatcaaaactaacacttatgcaaagaagaaaacacaccaccactaacacaatgatgtacgaggttcggggataacttgcccctactcctcggcgtgtccgtaaggtggacgatcccttgatctttcggtagatcaacccccggacagattccggctaagtatttctccttctcggtggagaaacctcccacaaagtctcaagacagatttagaatgaagcacaagacttagacttacagaattttgtggctacaatgaatgcacaatcaacttacagccacaatgaatGCAGAGAGTGAAGACGAAGTAGATTCACAGCCAAGAGCTTCACAGAACACCCTTGCTTGAACGTCAACAGAGAGTTTGCTCCCAAAAGAAAGAATTCTTACTAAACCTCTCTTctacctccttcttatttctctgctctcttgctgtcttcagccagagccaaaccactgcatcgaatcacgtcaaccagtagcgtatcactgtcgccgaaccaggcgtcgccaatcacgcttcttcctcatctgattatctgagctcacaccaataccatccttggtcttcactggtgtctctgagctcgaaccaataaggaagagtcaagctgattgcagccagtgagccaactgaacaagccagtgaacgttgacgcttcttttgcacaatttgcagcgataaccagtggaaaaaccattttgttttattcctttgatagtcattgatttgaattcaagcatcaccatggtacctgcaacctgttactcaaaaagctcacaagcagatgttagatcagaCGCATCAGAAACGAATCAGAAATCAGCAGAAACCGACAGTGTGCAGACAGTGGTGGATCGGTCgtgaggaccgatcaggttatggcctgatcggtctgcagataccctgatcggtctgcagaccgatcagagcttaaTGGGTGCGGTTCCTGGCACTCCtgagatcgtcacctgatcggtctcaagaccgatcaggatatgacctgatcggtcctatagaccgatcagggtttatatggatcggtccacggaccgatccactgcctttttccttcccgcgacatcatctcctgatcggtctacagaccgatcagattacactcagtaggctactgagtgtttcctgatcggtccacagaccgatcagattacactcagtgtgctactgagtgtttcctgatcggtcaccagaccgatcagcaaacatagtttcaccagatcggtctgtgcaccgatcaggcaatcaaaatcccactggatcggtctgttgaccgatccaacgcccatgtgatattaggattggtcttgagaacgagctactgagccctctctgacctagcccggagaacgagctaccgagccctctccgacttcgtccggtccagagaacgagctaccgagccctctctgaccactccgtgccaagtctccatacttggacttttcccatgccaagctccctgcttggacttttcaccagatgtctggtcaaccttgacccatctggatttcccttgcctggcctcactcaccaggactttccctccaacggatcaacctcgatcagtagtcagtctgagtttgattaatatatgatacaaacttaaatcagtgtcaatatcaaaacaacagccaggtcagactgtatcaacaatttgcactaatggctagtagccacccatgatttacctcctccgtgttgacttaGGGACAGATTGACGGAAACATTGGGAGCGAacaaatcaccttttgccacatagTTAGCATCCTTCatagttttttctttttttcttaaaatttttttgagtGCATCTTTTCTACTTTATTTTCTTTATGCACCTAAATGTAGGGATACACCCGTGAGTTTGCCACTTAATTGAGTGCGTTTTGCTATTATAATGTGTGACAAATAAGAGAAAATAAACTATACATGATGAATACATATCCAAAATCCACCAACAATATCAAATTGAATCAACTAAACTAAAAGCACTCCAGCTTTTTATTCTAAAGACATATTAAATTCATATCAAAACTaacaaagtatatcaaattctTTATTCGAAAGACTCCagctttttatataaaattagaaGGATAAGTCAAGAATAGTGAAGGATGCAAGTGCGGCAGAAGTTATGATGATAAAAGATAAATACATTTGTTCTTAATGTCTTCATCAATTCATTTCAAATTAATAtcgagaaaataaatcattaactACTATTAATTTTTAGAAGTCGTTCAGATCGTTAGCAGAGAGAGGTAAATAATGGTTGAAGAGTCAAATCCTCACAAGGGGTTTCACCTCTATAGACTCCTGTCACTTGGATGTCCACGATTTATCTCTCCCCGATGGTAGTGGGCCGTTTGGGACATGCCAATGTGGCGCATCCACATAAGCGGTAAATCTATAAATTTGGACGTTAGAGGGACCTCGGAGTAAATATTTAGGAAAAGAAGATCCGAACTAGAAATTCTCATAGTCTGGGGTCTGATTTGGATATTCACCCTTCAATTAGTTGATTCGTTGGATCCGGGAGCACGAAACTTTTTGTTCTGCCCTAATCAGAGTTCCTTCCCCGGCGGCGACGTAGCTTCGTTCTGTTCCTCCGCTGCGCAAACTGCGGCTCATCAGCGTCCATTCGTACTCAGAAGGTCAGTCTTCCCTTCTCTAAAACCCTTATCAAAAATTTCGAACCCGTCCGAGTTTCGTCCCCTCTTATACAAGCACTCAATTGTTCTTATTTCATATTTCCAGTTTTATATGCTCAGTACATTTtatattctctttaaaaaataagTGTCCCTTTCCTATGTTCTTTAAATCATGTTAGCAAAGCAGGTAAGAGTGTGCCACTTGAAGTTAAGAACGCAGATAAGAGTGTGCCTCTTGAAGTTAAGAAGCAGAGTCTTCAGAGTTTTAGCCCAACTAATGGTATCTTCAAAAAGGAAAATGATTAATGATGAAGAGGAGGAAATAGGAGAAATTGTTCCACATAAGAGGGGAAAGAAATTGAGAGATGAAGCTTGTCAACAAATTCTTAGATTTTTTCACACAAGTAACATTCCCTTTAGTTGTGCAAAAAAACCagaatttaaaaaaatgtttgaattGGTTGGAAAATGTGGTTCGGAATTTGTACTTCCTTCCTACCATGAACTTGAAAATTTTCCTCTAGAAAAAACAATGAAGAATACAATTAATATGCTTGAGTGCATATATGATTGGAAGAAGACGGGTTGTTCAATAATATGTGATGAATGGACAGATACAAAGGGAAGATTTTACTGTCATTTTTTGATGAATAGTCCAGAGTGTACTATTTTTTTGAAATCTATTGATACATCTAACTTTTCTGAAACaattgaaaaagtttttaaggtGTTGGATGAAATATTTGAAGTTGTTGGAGAGGAGAGTATTGTTCAAGTAATAATTAACAATGCTCCAAATTATAAGGTTGCCGTGGAGGTATTGATGGAAAAGAGAAAAAGGATTTTTTGGAGCCCTTGTGTTATCCAATTGTTAGATGGAATTCTAGAAGACTTTGAGAACAACTTGTCACATCATCAGATAATTATCGGTAAATGTAAAAAGATAATTGCATTTATTTATTCAAGTACCATAGTTATTTTGATGTTAAGGGATTTCACTAAAGGCAAGGATTTCAACGGACCAACTATTACTCGATCTGCTACTGCATATTTGACTTTGTTATATCTTATTGATATGAAAGACGCACTTATTGCAATGTTTTCATCGGAGCAATGGAATTCAAATAAATTGGCAAAgacaaaagagggagaagaaataCAACAAATAGTTCAGGATTGTAGATTTTGGCGTGAAATGGTCTATTGTCTGATCTTTGCTGTTCCTATCATTGAAGTACTTTTGAAGATATATTCCAATGAGCAACCAACCATGGGATTCATTTATGAAGAGATGAATAGTGCAAAAGAGAGTCTTCAATCATGGAATAATATAAAAGGGTACACTCTTCTAAATCTATAACTACTTTTTCATTTCTTCCATTATAATTGTTTTTGACGGCTTATATTTTGTGCTATTGTCTTTTATTTTATGCAGGTATCagactatttggaaaataatTAAAGAGAGATGGAATCCAATACTTCACCCTCAGTATATAGCAAGTCATCTTTTGAACCCTCAATTGCCTTACGATTCCACTTTCAAGTCTACTTCTGAAGTTAATGAGGGACCTTCTGCTTGGTTAGCGAAAATGGTTATTGACTATGATGATGATCTAAGCATGACTGCAGAAAATCTGAAAAAGATAGAGGATCAAATTGCTTATTTTTCAACTTCAAAGGGATTATTTGGAAGTGAGGATGCAAATTTGATGAGATATACAAAGCATCCAGCTAAGTGGTGGGATTCATATGGAAAGGATTGTCCTGAACTGCAAAGGATGGCGATTCGCCTATTAAGTTTGACTTGTAGCTCTTGTGGAAGTGGACAAAGTTGGACTGCATATGACGATGAGCAGGTTATCATATATTTTGTTATTTAATTTTGATATCACGAGAAATGAATATGTTTAATGCCACTTTTCTGTTTTTTTAGGTTTACCCAAAGAAAATAAGCTGCTTGTTTCAAAAGAAGCTGAATGAtttgtttcatgtaattcaaaattttaaatcaagCATTCAACGAGCTAGAACAAAAAAAGGTTGAGAGCGAAGTGTTGTCCTCAGAATAAGGAATTGATAACTAAAAAGGAAGTTGGTGAAGTAAGTGGAGCAAAGAAGGATATGCAAGTGGTTCGTGCTTTGGGAGGACTGAGATGGTGCCCCAGGCAACCGCGGTGAGCAAGGAAACGTTGTGCGGCGCCGCCGACAATGCATCTGCAGGAGCGCACTCTTCGATGGAGATGGATGTACCTGCGTCGCCACCTCCGGCCATGAATGATgatcaaattaattaagcactAATTAATGTTATTCTAGAAGATTATAGCGGCTATGCCACAAATATGCTCAATGTGAGATATTccatcatattttatttttcttacttTTATACTATTAAGTTGTTCTTTACTTCAATATATATTGGTGGTATCAGAGTCTCTATGGAGTTTATATATTATCTATCTTCTTTGTCTGTTGACAAATATTTTCATTCAATACTCTAagtcaagttttaatttttggaaagacaaaatgcagatttctgcaaacaaaaacaaaaaagctCAAAAAAGTAGTGTTCAATTGAAAATTAAAGAACAAGCGTATAAAAGGAGGCTGAATGAAAAGGCAAATGGTATAGCCATCCAAATTCCAATTGAGCAGATCTTCCATGGTGTCAAGTGAATTTGGCCATCCAAAATTAGTTCCAACTTATTCTAGACATGGCTGTCatataattctaaaattttcacAATGAAAATTATTTGCATCATCAAATCACAACACAATTAGCATAAGAGCAGGTACAAGATAATCTTTTAAGATCCCGCCGGATGTGCCTTTGGACATTCCGTTTCATGTGCGCCCTTCTTGTTGAGTTTAAGTCAACCTATATATTGCACAAATACTAAACCTGCAGCAAAgggtaaaaaataattattaattactcAATCTTCATCAAACATAGAGCTACCACAGATATCTGAGGCACAATCTTTGACAAGTTTAGACAATCCAGACAAGGATGATTGGTAAATGAGAATAAATAATCTCATATTAgttaattgatcaatttagaacAAAACCACAATGGAATTTTTTATCATTGAAAGGGGAACTTGGAGTAATTTACAACACAAGAAAGTGATTGTTGTTGCTTCTTCAAATTATCTTTGCAATGAAATTCAGACTTTCCTAAAAAACTCTGGCTCCCAgcctaaaaaaaaaaacaaaatatttaattagaatATCAACATCCTTTATGATATTTATAAGTTACTTGAGAGAACAATGAACTTCACCGCAAACGAAAAAATGGACTAAATCCTAGTGAGCCAAATAATGAACCATCTGCTATTATCTAATAGTAGCTAATTAACCCAATGACTGGTCAATCTTGTTCCATTAAGTGTTATGATAATAACTGATGCAGCGATAAGGAGGGGTCCATCCTATAAGAGTTAGTGGTCACGATGGAGGTCAGAGTTAAGACGGTCAATGTTCAGGTATTACATGGCCAAACGGATGATAATCATATTGACTGGTCGGACGATCAGACCCCCGTCAGAACTAGCCCAGGCAAACCAAGAAtggggatcatcttcggatgacaCGCCCGTTCGGGATGCAAGAAAAGGCAAGGCGCCCAGAAGCCATGCTTCACCCGAACGGATCAATCAGCAGTTCTCTCAGGAGATCTTACATGACCCTCTGCCCAGACACTATACCTCGCTGGCTATCGGGGAATATAATAGATCGACTGATCCAGATGATATAGGTTTGATAATGAAGCCACGTTGCACTAGTACatagatggggtgaagtgccgagtgtttctcactaccctcttCGGATCAGCACAGCGCTGGTTCAGAAGATTGTAGGACGGATCAAtaccagcttcaaggacttccgagctgcATTCCTGCACCATTTTGCCAGTTGCCGATGCTATCTGAAGACGAGCGTCAACCTTTTTGCCCAAAGTAGGGGCCCAAGGAAGCACTCAGAGCATACATTAGGCGCTTTAACCAAGTGGTCATGGACATTCCATCAGTCTCTTCCAAGATgctgatgaacgccttcacccaggggctcgtcGAAGG contains:
- the LOC122009635 gene encoding uncharacterized protein LOC122009635 isoform X1, with amino-acid sequence MLAKQVRVCHLKLRTQIRVCLLKLRSRVFRVLAQLMVSSKRKMINDEEEEIGEIVPHKRGKKLRDEACQQILRFFHTSNIPFSCAKKPEFKKMFELVGKCGSEFVLPSYHELENFPLEKTMKNTINMLECIYDWKKTGCSIICDEWTDTKGRFYCHFLMNSPECTIFLKSIDTSNFSETIEKVFKVLDEIFEVVGEESIVQVIINNAPNYKVAVEVLMEKRKRIFWSPCVIQLLDGILEDFENNLSHHQIIIGKCKKIIAFIYSSTIVILMLRDFTKGKDFNGPTITRSATAYLTLLYLIDMKDALIAMFSSEQWNSNKLAKTKEGEEIQQIVQDCRFWREMVYCLIFAVPIIEVLLKIYSNEQPTMGFIYEEMNSAKESLQSWNNIKGYQTIWKIIKERWNPILHPQYIASHLLNPQLPYDSTFKSTSEVNEGPSAWLAKMVIDYDDDLSMTAENLKKIEDQIAYFSTSKGLFGSEDANLMRYTKHPAKWWDSYGKDCPELQRMAIRLLSLTCSSCGSGQSWTAYDDEQVYPKKISCLFQKKLNDLFHVIQNFKSSIQRARTKKG
- the LOC122009635 gene encoding uncharacterized protein LOC122009635 isoform X2 gives rise to the protein MVSSKRKMINDEEEEIGEIVPHKRGKKLRDEACQQILRFFHTSNIPFSCAKKPEFKKMFELVGKCGSEFVLPSYHELENFPLEKTMKNTINMLECIYDWKKTGCSIICDEWTDTKGRFYCHFLMNSPECTIFLKSIDTSNFSETIEKVFKVLDEIFEVVGEESIVQVIINNAPNYKVAVEVLMEKRKRIFWSPCVIQLLDGILEDFENNLSHHQIIIGKCKKIIAFIYSSTIVILMLRDFTKGKDFNGPTITRSATAYLTLLYLIDMKDALIAMFSSEQWNSNKLAKTKEGEEIQQIVQDCRFWREMVYCLIFAVPIIEVLLKIYSNEQPTMGFIYEEMNSAKESLQSWNNIKGYQTIWKIIKERWNPILHPQYIASHLLNPQLPYDSTFKSTSEVNEGPSAWLAKMVIDYDDDLSMTAENLKKIEDQIAYFSTSKGLFGSEDANLMRYTKHPAKWWDSYGKDCPELQRMAIRLLSLTCSSCGSGQSWTAYDDEQVYPKKISCLFQKKLNDLFHVIQNFKSSIQRARTKKG
- the LOC122009635 gene encoding uncharacterized protein LOC122009635 isoform X3, whose translation is MEKRKRIFWSPCVIQLLDGILEDFENNLSHHQIIIGKCKKIIAFIYSSTIVILMLRDFTKGKDFNGPTITRSATAYLTLLYLIDMKDALIAMFSSEQWNSNKLAKTKEGEEIQQIVQDCRFWREMVYCLIFAVPIIEVLLKIYSNEQPTMGFIYEEMNSAKESLQSWNNIKGYQTIWKIIKERWNPILHPQYIASHLLNPQLPYDSTFKSTSEVNEGPSAWLAKMVIDYDDDLSMTAENLKKIEDQIAYFSTSKGLFGSEDANLMRYTKHPAKWWDSYGKDCPELQRMAIRLLSLTCSSCGSGQSWTAYDDEQVYPKKISCLFQKKLNDLFHVIQNFKSSIQRARTKKG
- the LOC122009635 gene encoding uncharacterized protein LOC122009635 isoform X4, with amino-acid sequence MFSSEQWNSNKLAKTKEGEEIQQIVQDCRFWREMVYCLIFAVPIIEVLLKIYSNEQPTMGFIYEEMNSAKESLQSWNNIKGYQTIWKIIKERWNPILHPQYIASHLLNPQLPYDSTFKSTSEVNEGPSAWLAKMVIDYDDDLSMTAENLKKIEDQIAYFSTSKGLFGSEDANLMRYTKHPAKWWDSYGKDCPELQRMAIRLLSLTCSSCGSGQSWTAYDDEQVYPKKISCLFQKKLNDLFHVIQNFKSSIQRARTKKG
- the LOC122009635 gene encoding uncharacterized protein LOC122009635 isoform X5, which translates into the protein MGFIYEEMNSAKESLQSWNNIKGYQTIWKIIKERWNPILHPQYIASHLLNPQLPYDSTFKSTSEVNEGPSAWLAKMVIDYDDDLSMTAENLKKIEDQIAYFSTSKGLFGSEDANLMRYTKHPAKWWDSYGKDCPELQRMAIRLLSLTCSSCGSGQSWTAYDDEQVYPKKISCLFQKKLNDLFHVIQNFKSSIQRARTKKG